A window of the Dickeya dianthicola NCPPB 453 genome harbors these coding sequences:
- a CDS encoding homocysteine S-methyltransferase family protein, with product MADNILILDGGMGRELARIGAPFRQPEWSALALMESPQHVRQVHDSFIAAGAQVITTNSYAVVPFHISDAVFNARGQALAVLAGQLARQAADAAAYPVRVAGSLPPALGSYRPDLFDAAAATPILKTLIDALNPYVDVWLAETQSSLAEVALVRELLANDPRELWLSFTLQDALDADGHARLRSGETVAAAAQAAARLRAANLLFNCSRPEVMAPAVAQARATLNAQPAAIGVGVYANAFEPEDNQRGANEGLSRLRADTHPEGYLQWAQEWVAQGASLVGGCCGIGPEHIARLAQAFNRQA from the coding sequence ATGGCAGACAACATTCTGATTTTGGACGGGGGAATGGGGCGTGAACTGGCGCGCATTGGCGCTCCCTTTCGTCAGCCGGAGTGGTCGGCGCTGGCGCTGATGGAATCGCCGCAGCATGTGCGCCAGGTGCATGACAGCTTTATTGCTGCCGGCGCGCAGGTGATTACCACCAACAGCTATGCCGTGGTGCCTTTCCATATCAGCGACGCGGTGTTTAACGCGCGCGGTCAGGCGTTGGCGGTGCTGGCCGGGCAACTGGCGCGTCAGGCGGCGGATGCGGCGGCGTACCCGGTGCGCGTCGCCGGTTCGCTGCCGCCGGCGCTGGGCTCTTATCGTCCGGATTTGTTCGATGCCGCCGCGGCGACGCCGATTCTGAAAACGTTAATCGACGCCCTCAATCCTTACGTGGATGTGTGGCTGGCGGAAACCCAAAGTTCGCTGGCGGAAGTGGCGCTGGTGCGAGAATTGCTGGCGAACGACCCGCGTGAGCTGTGGCTGTCGTTTACGTTGCAGGATGCGCTGGACGCCGATGGCCACGCTCGTCTGCGCTCCGGCGAAACCGTGGCGGCCGCGGCGCAAGCGGCTGCTCGCCTGCGCGCCGCTAATCTATTGTTCAACTGCAGCCGGCCGGAAGTGATGGCGCCGGCGGTGGCGCAGGCGCGTGCGACGCTGAACGCGCAGCCTGCCGCGATTGGCGTGGGCGTGTATGCCAACGCCTTCGAGCCGGAAGATAACCAGCGTGGCGCCAACGAAGGGCTGAGCCGTTTACGCGCCGATACGCATCCGGAAGGCTACCTGCAATGGGCGCAGGAATGGGTGGCGCAGGGGGCGTCGCTGGTCGGCGGCTGCTGCGGCATCGGCCCGGAACACATCGCCCGTCTGGCGCAGGCATTTAACCGTCAGGCGTAA
- the nrdD gene encoding anaerobic ribonucleoside-triphosphate reductase: MKPVVIKRDGCQVPFDENRINDAVIKAAKAAGVDDADYCATVAGAVAQQMQGKARVDIREIQNVVENLLMSGKYKQLARTYIEYRHDRDVARERQGRLNQEIRGLVEQSNVALLNENANKDSKVIPTQRDLLAGIVAKHYAKQHILPRDVVLAHERGEIHYHDLDYSPFFPMFNCMLIDLNGMLTQGFKMGNAEIEPPKSISTATAVTAQIIAQVASHIYGGTTINRIDEILAPFVTASHEKHCAVAREWQIPDAEGYAHSRTEKECYDAFQSLEYEVNTLHTANGQTPFVTFGFGLGTSWQSRLIQQSILRNRIAGLGKNHKTAVFPKLVFAIRDGVNHKPGDANYDIKQLALDCASKRMYPDILNYDQVVNVTGSFKTPMGCRSFLGIYEENGEQIHDGRNNLGVISLNLPRIALEAHGDEARFWQLLDQRLLLAKKALMTRIARLENVKARVAPILYMEGACGVRLKADDNIAEIFKNGRASISLGYIGVHETINALFSNQVHVFDDETLRQKAVAIVARLKAATESWKEETGYGFSLYSTPSENLCDRFCRLDTAEFGVVPGVTEKGYYTNSFHLDVEKKVNPYQKIDFEAPYPPLANGGFICYGEYPNLQHNLKALEDVWDYSYTRVPYYGTNTPIDECYECGFNGEFDCTSKGFTCPQCGNHDSSRVSVTRRVCGYLGSPDARPFNAGKQEEVKRRVKHLASGQLG, translated from the coding sequence ATGAAACCAGTAGTGATTAAACGGGACGGATGTCAGGTACCTTTTGACGAAAACCGAATCAATGACGCAGTCATCAAGGCGGCCAAAGCCGCCGGCGTAGATGATGCCGACTACTGTGCCACCGTCGCCGGCGCCGTCGCCCAGCAGATGCAGGGAAAAGCGCGCGTTGATATCCGCGAGATTCAGAACGTGGTGGAAAACCTGCTGATGTCCGGCAAATACAAGCAGCTGGCGCGCACCTATATCGAATACCGCCACGATCGCGATGTGGCGCGCGAGCGTCAGGGGCGATTGAATCAGGAAATCCGCGGGCTGGTGGAACAGAGCAACGTCGCTCTGCTCAACGAGAACGCCAACAAAGACAGCAAAGTTATTCCTACCCAGCGCGACCTGCTGGCCGGGATTGTCGCCAAGCATTACGCCAAACAGCACATTCTGCCGCGCGACGTGGTACTGGCCCACGAACGCGGCGAGATCCATTACCACGACCTCGACTACTCGCCGTTTTTCCCGATGTTCAACTGTATGCTGATCGACCTCAACGGCATGCTGACGCAGGGTTTCAAGATGGGCAACGCGGAAATCGAGCCGCCGAAGTCTATCTCCACCGCCACCGCGGTTACCGCGCAGATCATCGCGCAGGTCGCCAGCCATATTTACGGCGGCACCACCATCAACCGTATCGATGAAATTCTGGCGCCGTTCGTCACCGCCAGCCACGAGAAGCACTGCGCCGTGGCGCGCGAATGGCAGATTCCGGACGCCGAAGGCTACGCGCACAGCCGCACCGAAAAAGAGTGCTACGACGCCTTCCAGTCGCTGGAATACGAAGTCAACACCCTGCACACCGCCAACGGCCAGACGCCGTTCGTCACCTTCGGCTTCGGGCTCGGCACCAGTTGGCAGTCGCGGTTGATTCAACAGTCGATTCTGCGCAACCGTATCGCCGGGCTGGGAAAAAACCACAAGACGGCGGTATTCCCGAAACTGGTGTTCGCCATCCGCGACGGCGTCAACCACAAACCGGGCGACGCGAATTACGACATCAAGCAACTGGCGCTGGATTGCGCCAGCAAGCGCATGTACCCGGATATCCTCAATTACGATCAAGTGGTGAATGTCACCGGCTCGTTCAAGACGCCGATGGGCTGCCGCAGTTTCCTGGGGATATACGAAGAAAACGGCGAACAGATCCACGACGGCCGCAACAACCTGGGCGTCATCAGCCTTAACCTGCCGCGCATCGCGCTGGAAGCCCACGGCGACGAAGCGCGCTTCTGGCAATTGCTGGATCAGCGGCTGCTGTTGGCAAAAAAGGCGCTGATGACGCGTATCGCGCGGCTGGAAAATGTAAAAGCCCGCGTAGCGCCTATACTTTATATGGAAGGGGCATGCGGAGTACGCCTGAAGGCGGACGACAATATCGCCGAGATTTTCAAGAACGGCCGCGCGTCCATTTCGCTGGGCTATATCGGGGTTCACGAAACCATCAACGCCTTGTTCAGCAATCAGGTTCATGTGTTCGATGATGAAACCCTGCGGCAGAAAGCGGTGGCGATTGTCGCCCGTTTAAAAGCCGCGACCGAAAGCTGGAAGGAAGAAACCGGTTACGGTTTCAGCCTGTACAGCACGCCAAGCGAAAACCTGTGCGACCGCTTCTGCCGTCTGGATACCGCTGAATTCGGCGTAGTGCCCGGCGTCACCGAAAAAGGCTACTACACCAACAGCTTCCATCTCGACGTGGAGAAAAAGGTCAATCCGTACCAGAAGATCGATTTTGAGGCCCCTTATCCGCCGCTGGCGAATGGCGGTTTTATTTGTTACGGCGAGTACCCAAACCTGCAGCACAACCTCAAGGCGCTGGAAGACGTATGGGACTACAGCTACACCCGCGTCCCCTATTACGGCACCAACACGCCTATCGACGAATGCTACGAGTGCGGCTTTAACGGCGAGTTCGACTGCACCAGCAAAGGCTTTACCTGCCCACAGTGCGGCAACCACGACTCCTCGCGCGTCTCGGTGACGCGGCGAGTGTGCGGCTACCTGGGCAGCCCGGATGCGCGTCCGTTCAACGCCGGCAAGCAGGAAGAGGTCAAACGCCGGGTAAAACACCTTGCCAGCGGACAACTGGGCTGA
- the nrdG gene encoding anaerobic ribonucleoside-triphosphate reductase-activating protein — protein MNYHQYYPVDVVNGPGTRCTLFVAGCEHQCPGCYNQSTWRLNSGLPFTAEMEDRLIADLQNTDLPLQGLSLSGGDPLHPQNVPDILRLVQRVHDECPGKDIWMWTGYRLDELAPEQREVVALINVLVDGKFEQALRDLTLVWRGSRNQVIHHLR, from the coding sequence ATGAACTACCATCAATACTACCCGGTCGATGTGGTCAACGGTCCAGGAACGCGCTGTACGCTGTTTGTGGCCGGCTGCGAGCACCAGTGCCCCGGCTGCTATAACCAGAGCACCTGGCGACTGAACTCCGGGCTCCCTTTCACCGCGGAAATGGAAGATCGCCTCATCGCCGATCTGCAAAATACCGACCTGCCGTTGCAGGGCTTGTCGTTGTCGGGCGGCGACCCGCTGCATCCGCAAAATGTGCCCGATATTCTGCGGTTGGTGCAACGGGTGCATGACGAATGTCCCGGTAAAGACATCTGGATGTGGACCGGCTACCGGCTGGATGAGCTGGCGCCGGAACAGCGTGAAGTGGTGGCGTTGATCAACGTGCTGGTGGACGGCAAATTCGAGCAGGCTCTACGGGATTTGACGCTGGTATGGCGCGGCAGCCGCAATCAGGTGATTCATCATCTGCGCTGA
- a CDS encoding ABC transporter substrate-binding protein codes for MNRRHFIKSACALSVAAAATGWPLSAAWGAEAAEQPKKGGHLIVGVDNASSTDRLDPAFWFETYMYFVGSQLFNNLLELDEKGELTPSLAESWDSKDGGRTWVLNIRKGVQFHDGRTLSAKDVIYSLNHHRGEQSSSSVKGYLDPVAAMEATDSHQVTIRLSEPNVEFVALLSDVHFAITPENESFDKGIGTGAFILESFQPGVRTLVKRNPNHWNSARGHVDSVETLAMNDSTARVAALVSGSAHIINRVNPRIVGRIQNMPTLQLLRSRDSQIFTFPGLSNVAPFNNEDGRLALKYAIDRQQIIDTVLGGYASVANDNPIFPSNRYFAKDIPQRPYDPEKAKWHWQKAGFSGPLTLSVADAGFPGAVDAGQLYQASAQKAGIPLNVERVPDDAFWDNVWLKKPFVSSNWSVRPTADALLSLVFTSQAPWNESAWKNDAFDQLVRAARGEVNEDKRRQIYHDIQVMLVDKGSEIIPLYADALDACSNKVKGLNAIPGFPLSGNRAAEKVWLA; via the coding sequence ATGAATCGTCGTCATTTTATCAAGAGCGCCTGCGCCCTGTCCGTCGCGGCGGCCGCTACCGGCTGGCCGCTGAGCGCCGCCTGGGGCGCCGAGGCCGCCGAACAACCGAAAAAAGGCGGTCACCTGATTGTCGGGGTGGATAACGCCTCCAGCACTGACCGTCTCGACCCGGCATTCTGGTTTGAAACCTATATGTACTTCGTGGGGTCCCAACTGTTCAATAACCTGCTGGAGCTGGATGAAAAAGGCGAGTTGACGCCGTCGCTGGCCGAATCCTGGGACAGCAAGGACGGTGGGCGTACCTGGGTGTTGAATATCCGTAAAGGCGTGCAGTTCCACGATGGTCGCACACTCAGCGCCAAAGACGTGATCTATTCGCTTAACCATCACCGCGGCGAGCAGTCCAGCTCGTCGGTGAAAGGGTATCTGGATCCGGTGGCGGCGATGGAAGCGACCGACAGCCATCAAGTGACCATTCGCCTGAGCGAGCCGAACGTGGAGTTCGTCGCGCTGCTGAGCGACGTACACTTCGCCATTACCCCGGAAAACGAGAGCTTCGACAAAGGCATCGGCACCGGCGCCTTTATTCTGGAAAGCTTCCAGCCGGGCGTGCGCACGTTGGTGAAACGCAACCCGAATCACTGGAACAGCGCGCGCGGCCATGTCGATTCGGTCGAAACGCTGGCGATGAACGATTCCACCGCCCGCGTGGCGGCGCTGGTGAGCGGCTCGGCGCACATCATCAACCGCGTTAACCCGCGTATCGTCGGCCGTATCCAGAACATGCCGACCCTGCAACTGCTGCGTTCGCGCGACAGCCAGATTTTCACTTTCCCGGGTTTGAGCAATGTGGCGCCGTTTAACAACGAAGACGGCCGACTGGCGCTGAAATACGCCATCGATCGCCAGCAGATTATCGATACCGTGCTGGGTGGTTACGCCAGCGTGGCTAACGACAACCCGATTTTCCCGTCCAACCGCTACTTCGCCAAAGACATTCCCCAGCGTCCGTACGACCCGGAGAAAGCCAAATGGCACTGGCAGAAAGCCGGATTCAGCGGTCCGCTGACGTTGTCCGTCGCCGATGCCGGTTTCCCCGGCGCGGTAGATGCCGGTCAGCTGTATCAGGCGTCGGCGCAGAAAGCCGGTATCCCGCTGAATGTGGAGCGTGTGCCGGATGATGCGTTCTGGGACAATGTGTGGCTGAAAAAACCGTTCGTCTCTTCCAACTGGTCGGTGCGCCCGACCGCCGATGCGCTGCTGTCGCTGGTGTTCACCAGTCAGGCGCCGTGGAACGAATCCGCCTGGAAGAACGATGCGTTCGACCAGTTGGTGCGCGCGGCGCGCGGTGAAGTGAACGAAGACAAACGCCGTCAGATCTACCACGACATTCAGGTGATGCTGGTGGATAAAGGCAGCGAAATCATCCCGCTGTACGCTGACGCGCTCGACGCTTGCAGTAATAAGGTGAAAGGGCTGAACGCCATTCCGGGCTTCCCGCTGAGCGGCAACCGCGCGGCGGAAAAAGTGTGGCTGGCCTGA
- a CDS encoding ABC transporter permease — translation MLILRRLLAGVAMVAVVSVLIFAGIQLLPGNAATAILGQTATPEAVRALNAQLGLDQPAFSRYLGWLWGVLGGDFGQSFSSRQSIAPVLAYRLENTLFLAGCTAAVAVPLALLIGFLSVRYQGSWLDRLLNLFARVAVALPEFFSGYLLILIFSITLFWLPSNSNVSDNMPPGARLAAIALPCMTLVLAVLGHMSNMTRAALIGAQNAAYVDTALLKGLSPSAILLRHVLPNAWGPIINVIVLNLAYLMVGVVIVESVFVYPGLGQYMVDSISKRDMPVIQGCALVLATIYILLNLLADVVSLMANPRLRHARR, via the coding sequence ATGCTGATTCTGCGGCGTTTGCTGGCGGGCGTGGCGATGGTAGCGGTGGTATCGGTGCTGATTTTCGCCGGTATCCAACTGCTGCCGGGCAACGCCGCCACCGCCATTCTCGGGCAGACGGCGACGCCGGAAGCCGTACGAGCGCTCAATGCGCAGTTGGGGCTGGATCAGCCGGCGTTTTCCCGTTATCTCGGCTGGCTGTGGGGCGTGCTCGGCGGCGATTTCGGCCAGAGCTTCAGCAGCCGCCAGAGCATTGCGCCGGTGCTGGCGTACCGGCTGGAAAACACGCTGTTCCTGGCCGGCTGTACGGCGGCGGTCGCGGTGCCGCTGGCGCTGCTGATAGGCTTTCTGTCGGTGCGTTATCAGGGTAGCTGGCTGGACCGGCTACTCAACCTGTTTGCCCGCGTCGCGGTGGCGTTGCCGGAATTTTTCTCCGGCTATTTATTGATTCTGATTTTTTCCATTACCCTGTTCTGGCTGCCGAGCAACAGCAACGTCAGCGACAATATGCCGCCTGGCGCCCGTCTGGCGGCTATCGCGCTACCGTGCATGACGCTGGTGCTGGCGGTGCTCGGGCATATGAGCAATATGACTCGCGCAGCGCTGATAGGCGCGCAAAATGCCGCGTATGTCGATACGGCATTGCTGAAAGGGCTGTCGCCTTCGGCTATCCTGCTGCGCCACGTGCTGCCCAACGCCTGGGGGCCGATCATCAACGTTATCGTGCTCAACCTGGCGTATCTGATGGTCGGGGTGGTGATCGTCGAAAGCGTGTTTGTCTACCCAGGGCTGGGGCAGTACATGGTCGATAGCATCAGCAAACGTGATATGCCGGTGATTCAGGGCTGCGCGCTGGTGCTGGCGACGATTTACATCCTGCTTAATCTGCTGGCGGATGTGGTGTCGCTGATGGCGAATCCGCGTTTGCGCCATGCCCGGCGGTAA